A part of Chitinivorax tropicus genomic DNA contains:
- a CDS encoding heavy metal translocating P-type ATPase: MDCPTEEALIRQHLSAMAGVLQLEFNLIQRVLSVRHSLRDVAQLQLAVAELGMQAEPLNDLIHTRFHIAQMDCPTEETLIRQRLGRLASVQGMHFNLVQRVLTVAHQDDQQAHIISAIAELGFTAIVQTEQSAVPAAEQPKPWWPLAVSGVAALSAELAHWFAIGGEWLPAMFAVVAVVGAGLDTYRKGWIAIKHRNLNINALMSIAVTGALLIGQWPEAAMVMFLFAVAERIEAKSLDRARQAIRGLLALTPTQALVQRPDGEWHRQPAEQIQAGQIVRVAPGERIALDGIVTSGQSTVDQAPITGESLPVEKQAGDMVFGGTINQAGSFDFRVTAAASNSMLARIIEAVEAAQGARAPTQRFVDQFARVYTPVVFAIALLVAVLPPLWLGGGWFDWVYRALVLLVIACPCALVISTPVTIVSGLAAAARHGILIKGGQHLETGRHLSWLALDKTGTLTRGRPAQTDVVAWAKGDLAAYRQIAASLASRSDHPVSQAIARQAQADRITPLPVESFEALPGRGVKASLDGQRYHLGNHHLVETLGICSAALEAKLDELEQQGKTVVLLCGTTGVLALFAVADTVKETSREAIAQLHALGVKTMMLTGDNPHTAAVIGRQVGIDDVRGNQLPIDKQQAIQALRAQGQQVGMVGDGINDAPALAEAQIGFAMGAAGTDTAIETADVALMDDDLRKIPRFIRLSQQTAVVLKQNIALALGIKTVFLALTLLGQGSMWMAVFADMGASLLVVFNGLRLLRQ; the protein is encoded by the coding sequence ATGGACTGCCCTACCGAGGAGGCTTTGATCCGGCAACATCTGAGTGCGATGGCAGGGGTATTGCAGTTGGAGTTCAATCTGATACAGCGGGTGTTGTCGGTGCGCCATTCGTTGCGGGATGTCGCACAGCTGCAGCTGGCTGTGGCTGAGCTGGGCATGCAGGCCGAGCCATTGAATGACCTCATCCACACCCGCTTTCATATCGCCCAGATGGACTGCCCGACCGAAGAGACGTTGATCCGCCAGCGACTCGGGCGGCTTGCGAGTGTGCAGGGGATGCACTTCAATCTGGTGCAGCGGGTGCTGACCGTGGCGCATCAGGACGACCAGCAGGCTCATATCATTTCGGCCATTGCCGAGCTGGGCTTTACGGCCATCGTGCAGACCGAGCAGTCTGCTGTGCCCGCAGCGGAGCAACCCAAGCCCTGGTGGCCGTTGGCGGTATCCGGTGTTGCGGCCTTGTCCGCCGAGCTGGCGCACTGGTTTGCCATCGGTGGCGAATGGTTGCCGGCCATGTTCGCCGTGGTGGCCGTGGTAGGCGCAGGGCTGGACACCTATCGCAAAGGCTGGATTGCCATCAAGCATCGCAACTTGAATATCAACGCCTTGATGAGCATTGCCGTCACGGGCGCCTTGTTGATCGGCCAGTGGCCGGAAGCAGCAATGGTGATGTTCCTGTTTGCCGTGGCCGAACGCATTGAGGCTAAATCGCTGGACCGCGCCCGACAGGCCATTCGAGGGCTGCTGGCCTTGACGCCGACACAAGCGTTGGTTCAGCGACCAGATGGCGAATGGCACCGACAACCTGCGGAACAGATTCAGGCGGGGCAGATCGTGCGGGTGGCGCCTGGGGAGCGTATTGCACTGGATGGGATCGTGACCAGCGGTCAATCAACCGTGGATCAGGCACCCATCACAGGCGAAAGCCTGCCAGTCGAAAAGCAGGCCGGTGATATGGTGTTCGGCGGCACCATCAACCAAGCGGGCTCATTCGATTTCCGGGTGACGGCGGCGGCGAGTAACAGCATGTTGGCGCGGATCATCGAGGCCGTCGAGGCGGCACAAGGTGCGCGCGCGCCAACTCAACGTTTTGTCGATCAGTTCGCCAGGGTCTATACCCCAGTGGTCTTCGCCATTGCCTTACTGGTGGCGGTCTTGCCGCCCTTGTGGCTGGGTGGCGGATGGTTTGATTGGGTGTACCGGGCGCTGGTCTTGCTGGTGATTGCCTGTCCATGTGCCTTGGTCATCTCAACGCCGGTCACCATCGTCAGTGGTCTGGCTGCTGCTGCCCGGCACGGTATTTTGATCAAAGGCGGACAGCATCTGGAAACCGGTCGGCATCTGAGCTGGCTGGCCTTGGATAAAACCGGTACCTTGACACGAGGCCGGCCAGCCCAGACTGATGTCGTGGCGTGGGCAAAGGGTGATCTGGCCGCCTATCGGCAGATTGCCGCCAGTCTGGCCAGCCGGTCCGATCACCCGGTATCACAAGCCATCGCCAGACAGGCGCAGGCTGACCGGATTACGCCTTTACCGGTTGAATCGTTTGAAGCCCTGCCTGGGCGGGGTGTCAAGGCCAGCCTGGATGGCCAGCGCTACCACCTTGGCAATCACCATCTGGTGGAAACACTCGGGATCTGCTCAGCCGCACTGGAGGCCAAGCTCGACGAGCTGGAGCAGCAAGGCAAGACCGTCGTGTTGCTGTGCGGCACTACGGGGGTGCTGGCACTGTTCGCCGTGGCGGATACTGTGAAGGAAACCAGCCGAGAGGCAATTGCCCAACTGCATGCGCTGGGTGTCAAAACCATGATGTTGACCGGTGACAACCCGCACACCGCTGCAGTGATCGGTAGGCAAGTCGGTATCGATGATGTCCGTGGCAATCAATTGCCCATCGATAAGCAACAAGCGATCCAGGCCCTGCGCGCACAAGGGCAGCAAGTGGGCATGGTCGGGGATGGCATCAACGATGCGCCAGCATTGGCCGAGGCGCAGATCGGCTTCGCCATGGGCGCAGCCGGCACGGATACGGCCATCGAGACCGCTGATGTGGCGTTGATGGATGACGACCTACGCAAGATCCCACGCTTCATCCGTCTGTCTCAACAAACAGCGGTCGTGCTCAAGCAGAACATCGCCTTGGCGCTGGGTATCAAAACAGTGTTTCTGGCGCTGACACTGCTGGGGCAGGGCTCCATGTGGATGGCCGTGTTTGCCGACATGGGCGCCAGCCTGTTGGTGGTATTCAATGGCCTGCGCCTGTTGCGCCAATAG
- the cadR gene encoding Cd(II)/Pb(II)-responsive transcriptional regulator, with translation MKIGELAKLADCTVETIRYYEKEGLLPPSRRTDGNYRDFDASLVERLRLIRNCRLLDMTQEEIRAILNYRDHPNDNCQEVNALIDHHIGHVTARIQELQHLQEQLITLRQQCQRNQATRECGIIKGLEEPERFDRTNDHEHCSHTAGVHGHRPAQPHKP, from the coding sequence ATGAAAATAGGCGAATTGGCCAAACTGGCCGACTGCACAGTCGAAACCATCCGCTATTACGAAAAGGAAGGGTTGCTGCCCCCCTCCCGCCGCACAGATGGCAACTACCGCGACTTCGATGCATCACTGGTGGAGCGCCTGCGCTTGATCCGCAACTGCCGCCTGCTGGACATGACGCAGGAGGAGATCCGGGCAATATTGAATTATCGCGATCACCCCAATGACAATTGCCAGGAAGTCAACGCCTTGATCGACCACCACATCGGCCATGTTACCGCCCGCATCCAGGAATTGCAGCACTTGCAGGAGCAATTGATCACCCTGCGCCAACAATGCCAGCGCAACCAGGCCACCCGCGAATGCGGCATCATCAAAGGTCTGGAGGAGCCGGAGCGATTTGACAGAACCAATGATCACGAGCATTGCTCCCATACCGCTGGGGTACATGGTCACCGCCCAGCGCAGCCACACAAACCATGA
- a CDS encoding nucleoid-associated protein yields MINIQAATVENIIIHQIGNKARDEGYRLSTVEATDDGGVKELLVHHYLASVVKGGGDGYVFFHESDLELNEVFHFCKAIFADPDQFRSASESLAKHLYAQSLHPNVSAGDLLVVRFSGLQHDGEPRQAIGIFKSEIREPYLSVEEIDGGFSLHGDRGISLGMVQKGALILDESYTVFAVDKLSSKTKYWLESFLKVKKKPTEKACLKSLTQLVKQVTHEIEEPAQVLEYNRALTEQAINDGALKIEDLKQISAGFIAPEVVAEVIAKTEARDQIALPDTIEVPTEKLTEAVRKGSRKIRVMAGLELVFQDKYQIDSIDKDEDSDTDSITVTLKLARRPV; encoded by the coding sequence ATGATCAATATCCAAGCCGCAACCGTCGAAAACATCATCATCCACCAGATCGGTAACAAAGCCCGCGATGAAGGCTACCGCCTATCCACCGTCGAGGCCACCGATGACGGCGGCGTCAAAGAGCTGCTGGTCCATCACTATCTGGCCAGCGTTGTCAAAGGCGGCGGTGACGGCTATGTGTTTTTCCATGAGTCCGACCTTGAATTGAACGAGGTGTTCCATTTCTGCAAGGCCATTTTTGCCGACCCGGATCAATTCCGCAGCGCATCGGAAAGCCTGGCCAAACATCTGTACGCCCAGTCGCTGCACCCCAACGTCAGCGCGGGGGATTTACTGGTGGTGCGCTTCAGCGGTTTGCAGCATGATGGCGAGCCACGTCAAGCAATCGGCATTTTCAAATCCGAGATTCGCGAGCCTTATCTGTCGGTTGAGGAAATCGATGGCGGATTCAGTCTGCATGGTGATCGCGGCATCAGCCTGGGTATGGTGCAGAAAGGCGCGCTGATACTGGATGAGAGCTATACCGTGTTTGCAGTGGACAAACTCAGCAGCAAGACCAAGTATTGGCTGGAGTCTTTCTTGAAGGTCAAGAAGAAGCCCACCGAGAAGGCATGCCTGAAATCACTGACACAATTGGTCAAGCAGGTGACCCACGAGATCGAAGAACCCGCCCAGGTGCTTGAATACAATCGGGCGCTGACCGAACAGGCTATCAACGACGGCGCATTGAAGATCGAAGATCTCAAGCAGATCTCCGCTGGGTTCATCGCCCCGGAAGTGGTGGCAGAGGTCATTGCCAAGACCGAGGCTCGCGATCAGATTGCCTTGCCGGACACGATCGAAGTCCCGACTGAGAAACTGACAGAGGCTGTCCGTAAAGGCAGCCGCAAGATCCGGGTCATGGCAGGGCTGGAGTTGGTCTTTCAGGACAAGTATCAGATCGACTCGATCGATAAAGATGAAGACAGCGACACTGACAGCATCACCGTCACGCTGAAATTGGCAAGACGCCCTGTTTGA
- a CDS encoding DUF805 domain-containing protein, with translation MADRVDLALAGFALPGYEVEQVAVNLARLLKISQAHASALLQGQVTVIKQGLDEQQVPSYRAALERAGAMVQILPQMASASARDVQPAVTTKPVQVSTGEGSVTDRGPLMTCPACQLEQPRRAACRGCGADVEKAKAVLAQKARMARLGETTAWRPPSASLVEDAQDESSPAPRFFSLSFEGRLDRVHYLTYLLGATCLLMAGMLPVLGTGSSPGSLGVSWVLVGAIILFIMNIRYAVLRLHDIGRHGNWALLLWVPIVQLMLLVVLMLMPGEEGGNAYGYQNEPAPVWMKVIACVFGLMLLLTYFEAGTK, from the coding sequence ATGGCAGATCGAGTGGATTTGGCCTTGGCGGGTTTTGCCCTGCCTGGATATGAAGTCGAGCAGGTTGCAGTCAACCTGGCACGCCTGTTGAAAATCTCACAGGCACATGCATCTGCATTGTTGCAGGGGCAAGTGACTGTCATCAAACAAGGTCTGGATGAGCAGCAGGTGCCCAGCTATCGGGCTGCTCTCGAACGAGCCGGCGCGATGGTTCAGATTCTCCCGCAGATGGCCTCAGCTTCCGCTCGGGATGTGCAGCCAGCGGTCACGACCAAACCGGTACAGGTATCGACTGGGGAGGGAAGTGTGACGGATCGAGGTCCGTTGATGACCTGCCCGGCCTGCCAGCTGGAGCAGCCCCGTCGTGCGGCGTGTCGTGGCTGTGGGGCAGATGTCGAGAAAGCCAAAGCTGTTCTTGCGCAAAAAGCGCGGATGGCAAGGCTGGGCGAAACCACCGCTTGGCGACCACCTTCAGCCAGCTTGGTGGAAGATGCACAGGATGAGTCCTCCCCCGCACCACGATTTTTCTCTCTGTCATTTGAGGGGCGCTTGGATCGGGTGCACTATCTCACTTATTTATTGGGGGCGACTTGCCTCTTGATGGCTGGCATGCTGCCAGTGCTTGGCACGGGTAGTTCGCCAGGTTCGCTGGGGGTGTCTTGGGTGTTGGTGGGGGCGATCATTCTCTTCATCATGAATATCCGCTATGCCGTGCTCCGCCTACATGACATCGGGCGTCATGGCAATTGGGCCCTTTTGCTGTGGGTGCCAATTGTGCAGCTGATGTTGTTGGTGGTGCTGATGTTGATGCCTGGCGAGGAGGGCGGCAACGCATATGGCTACCAGAATGAGCCTGCACCCGTCTGGATGAAAGTCATCGCCTGCGTATTCGGGCTGATGCTGTTGTTGACATATTTCGAAGCGGGCACCAAGTGA